The Kocuria sp. TGY1127_2 genome includes a window with the following:
- a CDS encoding TetR/AcrR family transcriptional regulator, which yields MQESSSKIGTTPPAPERPLRADAQRNRERLIKAATHALTDKNRSSSLEAIAGEAGVGIGTLYRHFPTRDALVEAVYATQLDALQDEAEDLSRRLPGDQALREWAARHARFAATKHGMLDAIRTELSTPRPSRPLIRRRVAESVELLLRTGVADGTLRGDVEADDVAVLLLGIFLATARAGRPEQECRLRDLALDALRVR from the coding sequence ATGCAAGAATCATCGTCAAAAATCGGCACCACCCCACCCGCCCCGGAGAGACCACTCCGCGCGGATGCACAGCGCAACCGGGAGCGACTGATCAAGGCCGCGACTCACGCCCTGACGGATAAGAACCGCTCTTCCTCCCTCGAGGCAATCGCCGGGGAGGCAGGCGTCGGTATCGGGACCCTCTACCGACACTTCCCAACCCGCGACGCGCTCGTCGAAGCCGTCTACGCGACCCAGCTCGACGCGCTGCAGGACGAGGCCGAAGACCTCAGCCGCCGCCTCCCTGGCGACCAGGCGCTGCGCGAATGGGCCGCGCGACATGCCAGGTTCGCCGCCACCAAGCACGGAATGCTCGACGCCATCCGAACCGAGCTCTCCACGCCCAGACCCTCTCGTCCGCTTATCCGCCGCCGGGTGGCCGAGTCCGTGGAGCTGCTGCTCCGGACCGGCGTCGCGGACGGCACCTTGCGCGGCGACGTCGAGGCGGACGATGTGGCGGTCCTGCTGCTTGGCATCTTCCTGGCCACAGCCCGCGCTGGAAGGCCCGAGCAGGAGTGCAGACTTCGCGACCTCGCGCTCGACGCCTTACGAGTGCGGTAG
- a CDS encoding aldo/keto reductase — translation MPAHHNTDAQRPGGPGSIAGRTVARVGYGAMQLVRSSTDRTAAISLLRRTVELGVDHIDTAQFYGDQLVNEYLGEAIRPEDGVVIVSKVGFDPNPGGQFPMRPAQRPEELRASVTTNLRTLKLDQIPVVNLRRPEHESRMPLPADQAVGLDDQLEAMTAMREEGLIGDFGISNAPESEVRRAISAGIVCVQNAYGLLSRGDEAIGALCQEEGIAWVPFFPLGSAFPGTPSVSDLPAARDVAAALGATPSQVGLAWLLHHFPTCLLIPGTGSVDHLEENIAAGSLVLDDQMLADLDRAATV, via the coding sequence ATGCCTGCTCATCACAACACAGACGCCCAGCGCCCCGGAGGTCCGGGGTCGATCGCCGGCCGCACGGTCGCTAGGGTCGGATACGGGGCGATGCAGCTCGTGCGATCGAGCACCGACCGCACCGCAGCGATCTCACTCCTGCGCCGAACCGTCGAGCTCGGGGTGGACCACATCGACACCGCCCAGTTCTACGGGGACCAGCTGGTCAACGAGTATCTGGGGGAAGCGATCCGGCCCGAGGACGGCGTGGTGATCGTCAGCAAGGTCGGCTTCGACCCGAACCCCGGCGGGCAATTCCCGATGCGCCCGGCTCAGCGTCCGGAGGAGCTGCGCGCGAGTGTCACGACCAATCTTCGGACCCTGAAGCTGGACCAGATCCCCGTCGTAAACCTGCGTCGGCCGGAGCACGAGAGTCGCATGCCTCTGCCCGCGGATCAGGCGGTGGGCCTGGATGACCAGCTCGAGGCCATGACTGCGATGCGTGAGGAGGGGCTGATCGGCGACTTCGGGATCAGCAATGCCCCGGAGAGCGAGGTCCGCCGCGCGATCTCCGCTGGGATCGTCTGCGTGCAGAATGCCTACGGTCTGTTGTCCCGCGGGGACGAGGCGATCGGCGCTCTGTGCCAGGAGGAGGGCATCGCCTGGGTCCCGTTTTTCCCCTTGGGCAGCGCATTTCCCGGGACGCCCTCGGTCAGCGATCTCCCCGCGGCTCGTGACGTGGCCGCTGCGCTCGGCGCCACGCCTTCCCAGGTCGGTCTCGCCTGGCTGCTCCACCATTTCCCGACCTGCTTGCTCATCCCGGGCACGGGGTCCGTCGATCATCTCGAGGAGAACATCGCCGCCGGCTCCCTGGTGCTGGACGATCAGATGCTCGCCGACCTCGACCGGGCCGCGACGGTCTGA
- a CDS encoding DUF6350 family protein: protein MKKTPRSPSPSRSLPMPLWLQAMIEILLTSLGSWFVILVLVLIGWASLGFPGSPVAVLAGTGQLWLAGHGVGLHIDIPMSESTEAVEGLATFTPLGLTVVLLLFARRAGKRLARASYEGQFWQALVGGAVMYIVIGAALSLVTSTSALSSNPVVSAIVPLGVLMVGMFWGGHQVAGSWLRLVGIDPEKLSERYSQYSRWTGAYVVSLIRAAWVGIVGILATGALLTGLSIFFHWNRMISLYQGLHAGFLGDISVTLVQFALLPNLMIFGMAWGNGAGFAVGQGTVISPAATHAGALPSLPILGAVPAEPTTWAYVVLALPILAGAMAGWYFIRDGENHLDEWLTLKLAWRWLAAVLSGLILAISLGALVGLAACLFAALAHGSLGVGRFTDFGPHPWTTGLWTAVTIAIGAIIGQLIGPWIEHDPTTDVSHEPRPARGVKGRGKEPSKPKIPAQNSPDRKSRVRTMASRPDSEPVSPQNGNSPERPAQPKNSGVRASSAKVSQAPDPGPEAASSAAPEPEAESKERDSDQVSALARLRKFRPGPDQAQSSSTDDKAPLEPPEASAAPHEESDLPWAGPDATPEEPSTEEQERGPRTKAPEPEESEPSVPEKPHTVPENRPVIARPGRRRK, encoded by the coding sequence ATGAAGAAGACGCCTCGTAGCCCCTCGCCTTCCCGGTCGTTGCCTATGCCGCTCTGGCTTCAGGCGATGATCGAAATCCTCCTGACCAGCCTCGGATCGTGGTTTGTCATTCTCGTCCTGGTCCTGATCGGTTGGGCTTCACTGGGTTTCCCGGGATCGCCGGTGGCCGTGCTCGCCGGAACCGGTCAGCTGTGGCTCGCCGGACACGGCGTGGGGCTCCACATTGACATTCCCATGTCGGAATCCACGGAGGCGGTCGAGGGTCTTGCGACCTTCACCCCGCTCGGACTGACCGTGGTCTTGCTCCTCTTTGCGCGCCGAGCCGGGAAAAGGCTCGCTCGGGCGTCCTACGAGGGACAATTCTGGCAGGCCCTCGTGGGCGGGGCCGTGATGTACATCGTCATCGGGGCTGCCTTGAGCCTCGTCACGAGCACGTCCGCGCTTTCGAGCAATCCGGTGGTCTCCGCGATCGTTCCACTCGGAGTCTTGATGGTCGGTATGTTCTGGGGCGGTCACCAGGTTGCGGGCTCGTGGTTGCGCCTGGTGGGGATAGACCCGGAAAAGCTGTCCGAACGCTACAGCCAATATTCGAGGTGGACCGGAGCATACGTTGTATCGCTCATTCGGGCGGCATGGGTCGGCATCGTCGGGATCCTTGCGACGGGTGCTTTGCTCACGGGCCTTTCGATCTTTTTCCACTGGAACCGCATGATTTCTCTCTACCAAGGGCTCCATGCGGGGTTCCTCGGCGATATCTCGGTGACCCTCGTTCAGTTCGCTTTGCTGCCCAATCTGATGATTTTCGGGATGGCTTGGGGCAACGGGGCAGGATTCGCCGTCGGCCAGGGAACTGTGATTTCGCCCGCCGCGACTCATGCAGGTGCTCTGCCGTCTCTTCCGATCCTCGGCGCCGTTCCGGCAGAACCAACCACGTGGGCCTATGTTGTCCTTGCACTTCCGATTCTCGCGGGCGCCATGGCCGGCTGGTACTTCATTCGGGACGGGGAGAACCATCTCGATGAGTGGCTGACCCTCAAGCTCGCGTGGCGATGGCTGGCCGCCGTGCTGTCCGGGCTGATCCTGGCCATTTCCTTGGGGGCGCTTGTCGGCTTGGCCGCGTGCCTGTTCGCGGCGTTGGCACACGGGTCTTTGGGTGTGGGACGCTTCACCGATTTCGGCCCGCATCCCTGGACGACGGGTCTCTGGACCGCAGTGACCATAGCCATCGGTGCGATCATCGGTCAGCTCATTGGCCCGTGGATCGAGCACGACCCGACGACCGATGTCAGCCATGAGCCCCGCCCGGCCCGAGGTGTGAAAGGAAGAGGGAAAGAGCCGTCCAAGCCCAAGATCCCCGCCCAAAATTCCCCTGACCGGAAATCACGAGTTCGGACCATGGCATCGAGACCTGATTCGGAGCCGGTCTCACCCCAGAACGGGAATTCCCCAGAACGACCGGCCCAACCGAAGAATTCCGGGGTCAGAGCCTCCTCGGCCAAAGTCTCCCAGGCACCCGATCCCGGGCCGGAGGCCGCCTCGTCGGCCGCTCCGGAGCCGGAAGCAGAATCGAAGGAGCGCGACTCCGACCAGGTCAGCGCGCTCGCACGATTGCGCAAGTTCCGGCCGGGGCCCGACCAAGCACAGTCGTCGTCCACGGATGACAAGGCGCCGCTTGAACCGCCGGAGGCTTCCGCGGCTCCCCATGAGGAATCAGATCTGCCGTGGGCCGGCCCGGATGCGACGCCGGAAGAACCCTCCACAGAGGAGCAGGAACGGGGACCCAGAACTAAGGCGCCGGAACCCGAGGAATCTGAGCCTTCCGTCCCCGAGAAGCCCCACACCGTTCCGGAAAATCGTCCGGTGATCGCGCGGCCCGGTCGGCGCCGGAAATGA
- a CDS encoding glycosyltransferase family 1 protein: MRILMVAESFVPHLSGVTTSLLRSAENLRRRGHEVMHVAPSGRGFKPSDWSPALFPRFPRVVPSGAIPEVRPWPEDSSPVALAPGQAFEEIEDVPTLRLPSLPLAGYPTLRFSLGTVAAVRRIMADYRPDIVHVASPFVLGARAVTAAKGLGIPSVAVYQTDVAAYTHRYGMSWLAATADRRIAAIHSNATLTLAPSRSSMAYLESLGVPRVFRWGRGVDTGLFNPSRRRLSIRSSLGAGPDDLLVGFVGRLASEKQVEDLRVIQSLPGVRLVVIGGGPEAQRLQSTLHRAVFAGQLTGTVLAEHMASLDVFTHPGEFETFGQTLQEAMASGVATVAVGKGGPLDIIDDDVTGRLYEPGQLGMLRTIVESLRDNRSRSRLAANGREAMETKSWAATSLKLENYYHRAAEFHRTRQLSRWRDEHPSAGDRNSQTSSRHGASGHGRRIESV; this comes from the coding sequence GTGCGAATCCTGATGGTTGCGGAATCTTTTGTCCCTCATCTCAGCGGTGTCACGACCTCGCTCTTGCGAAGCGCCGAGAACCTGCGTCGGCGTGGCCACGAGGTGATGCATGTGGCCCCGTCCGGTCGCGGGTTCAAGCCCTCGGACTGGTCCCCTGCTTTGTTTCCGCGCTTCCCCCGCGTGGTCCCGTCCGGCGCCATACCCGAGGTCCGGCCGTGGCCAGAGGACTCCTCCCCCGTTGCCTTGGCCCCTGGGCAGGCGTTCGAAGAGATCGAGGACGTCCCGACCCTTCGTCTGCCTTCGTTGCCATTGGCCGGTTATCCCACGCTCCGCTTCTCCCTGGGAACTGTGGCTGCCGTTCGTCGGATCATGGCCGACTATCGGCCCGACATCGTGCACGTCGCGTCGCCTTTCGTTCTGGGGGCTCGCGCGGTGACCGCGGCCAAGGGCCTCGGAATACCGTCGGTCGCCGTGTACCAAACGGACGTAGCCGCTTATACGCACCGGTATGGGATGTCGTGGCTCGCGGCAACGGCCGACAGACGCATAGCAGCGATCCACTCGAATGCGACCCTGACACTGGCTCCTTCCCGGTCGTCCATGGCTTATTTGGAGTCTTTGGGTGTCCCACGGGTCTTCAGATGGGGCCGCGGCGTCGATACCGGACTCTTCAACCCCAGTCGCCGCAGATTGTCGATTCGGTCCTCCTTGGGCGCAGGGCCGGACGATCTCCTCGTCGGTTTCGTGGGACGCCTTGCATCGGAAAAGCAGGTCGAGGACTTGCGCGTGATTCAGTCGCTGCCGGGGGTCAGGCTCGTGGTGATCGGAGGCGGGCCTGAGGCCCAGCGCCTCCAATCGACATTGCACCGGGCCGTCTTCGCCGGCCAGCTGACCGGGACAGTACTGGCCGAGCACATGGCGAGCCTCGATGTCTTCACACATCCGGGCGAATTCGAGACTTTCGGCCAAACCCTTCAGGAAGCCATGGCCTCGGGCGTGGCGACTGTGGCTGTAGGAAAGGGCGGGCCACTGGACATCATCGACGACGACGTGACCGGCAGGCTCTACGAGCCTGGGCAGCTCGGTATGCTGCGCACCATCGTGGAATCCCTCAGGGACAACCGATCGAGGTCCCGCCTGGCCGCCAACGGGCGCGAGGCCATGGAAACGAAATCCTGGGCCGCGACGTCGCTCAAGCTGGAGAACTACTACCATCGTGCCGCAGAATTCCACAGGACGCGGCAGTTGAGTCGCTGGAGGGACGAGCACCCCAGCGCCGGAGACAGAAACAGCCAGACCTCGTCACGCCATGGCGCCTCTGGTCACGGTCGACGGATCGAGTCGGTCTAG
- a CDS encoding type II toxin-antitoxin system VapC family toxin codes for MSSGSRGLLLDSDVLAEIRRSRPNPTIVAFLRRRAHRTLFLSTLSLGELRGLYPQQETERWLEELIERFDDHVLDVDSEVAREWAGRSTPQSILRTGQNPGASWTGAAVEGLVAATALVHDLTVISSKSDVYRSWGVQAQNPWKEN; via the coding sequence ATGAGTTCAGGCTCACGGGGCCTCCTGCTCGACTCGGATGTCCTTGCGGAAATCCGTCGATCCAGGCCGAATCCCACGATCGTTGCTTTCCTGCGCCGCCGGGCCCACCGGACCCTCTTTCTCTCGACGCTCTCCTTGGGAGAGCTACGGGGCTTGTACCCGCAGCAGGAAACGGAACGATGGCTGGAGGAGTTAATCGAAAGATTCGACGATCATGTCCTCGACGTGGATTCGGAGGTCGCCCGGGAATGGGCGGGCCGGTCGACTCCCCAGTCGATTCTGCGCACCGGTCAGAACCCCGGTGCGTCGTGGACCGGCGCCGCAGTGGAAGGCCTGGTGGCCGCCACGGCTCTGGTCCACGATTTGACGGTGATCTCCTCGAAATCAGACGTTTATCGGTCGTGGGGTGTCCAGGCGCAGAATCCCTGGAAGGAAAACTAG
- a CDS encoding SNF2-related protein, whose translation MPFPAQQMPVSVAQIIKAVGHNAFGRGERYYRAGKVLSAAYDADSLTFSSKVSGSERHTYSQTVIFPEETSPHSAPFHSFCSCPVGTNCKHVVAALLGWFHEGGWGAPSESQPIRSASQADHEDPSATSNDDSVPEAVKRWSEDSGVSLPASALETFTSFKKSDDSGEAPSNRALGDMQSSWRRQMTRALQSQRTYGSQHSNPVPSALDLDVEVPQHYWFGRQSSDSPAPVRLTARPLKLGTRGRWIKGGLNWNVFSGSPQQDVGIPPEHAAWFREFYSVVQPDQNMYASTHDYVSLDHVSSPLVWDLLERAAGLGIALLVRGRPVAVGLAPETRLELRVGRNEAGGLDVSPGFRLALDREDDGKENPSTNWVPANSAFPLGNTHAPQAYFALGGTLHAEYLRDAEASSAWGSSRPSPLPELAAAALEEEWVSDDTELLFMPLAETPSQLARSIAEDGGLTVPEPDVRDFAEDFYPQIARRVPIFADDDAVSALPEVQEPKLIFEVSFDGSESDPEGVSIFPASSDWYWSYPESPVVWPDDPSETPENLHSGGAEGQGRIRVPVSVGHPDPFREVRDNELEHSVISEIRRALPEIPFRQTRVSGWETHDLVERVIPAVEAMPHATVVIHGELPEFKSLDSDAQITVSVESTGDRDWFDLGVTVRAGAWYVPFADIFRALDSGQKHLLLGDGSYFRLDRPEFHKLRDLISEARQLQDQSAPLQISRHQAGLWEDLEDLATDVHVAEEWNQSVQALLELEEIPPVELPADLTATLRPYQLEGFRWLAFLYDHRLGGILADDMGLGKTVQTIAMFLHAFEVFRQERSGAATRPRFLVVAPTSVAPNWEREIHRFAPSLSTALVSTSSAKAKKTVAARTQGADVVITSYALLRLDEGQYNELGLTGLVLDEAQFIKNAKTKAHRIARELSAPFKLVVTGTPMENDLMELWSMFSIAAPGLFPSARKFRDNYARPITNSEDPQALPRLRKRVRPLMMRRTKELVAAELPEKQEHRVDLALSDEHRKVYDTRLQRERQKILGLLQEMDKNRFTIFQSLTMLRRLSLAAGLVDEEQEHVDSAKLTYLREQLPEIIEDDHRALVFSQFTSFLKLIAKVLEEEGIPYLYLDGSTRNRGAILDAFNRGEAPIFLISLKAGGFGLNLTAADYCFIMDPWWNPAAEAQAVDRTHRIGQKRNVMVYRLVSAGTIEEKVMDLKESKAALFNAVMDEGEVFSSALGADEIRGLIES comes from the coding sequence ATGCCATTTCCCGCTCAGCAGATGCCGGTATCTGTCGCGCAGATCATCAAAGCAGTCGGCCACAACGCGTTTGGCCGCGGCGAGCGCTACTACCGCGCGGGCAAAGTGCTGTCCGCCGCGTACGACGCCGATAGCCTGACCTTCTCATCCAAGGTTTCCGGCAGCGAGCGGCACACCTATTCACAGACCGTCATCTTTCCCGAAGAGACGAGCCCTCACTCGGCGCCTTTCCACTCTTTCTGTTCGTGCCCGGTGGGAACCAATTGCAAGCACGTGGTCGCCGCGCTCCTGGGTTGGTTTCACGAAGGCGGTTGGGGCGCTCCCTCGGAGTCGCAGCCCATTCGGTCTGCTTCCCAAGCAGATCATGAGGATCCGAGCGCGACGTCAAACGATGATTCCGTACCTGAGGCCGTCAAGCGCTGGTCCGAGGACTCCGGCGTGTCCTTGCCCGCGTCGGCGTTGGAGACCTTCACGAGTTTCAAGAAGAGCGACGACTCGGGTGAAGCGCCCTCGAATCGCGCCTTGGGTGACATGCAGTCCTCGTGGCGCCGGCAAATGACTAGGGCGCTTCAGTCGCAACGGACCTACGGGAGCCAGCACTCGAATCCAGTTCCCAGCGCGCTGGACCTCGACGTCGAGGTACCTCAGCATTACTGGTTCGGTCGCCAGTCCAGCGATTCGCCGGCGCCGGTTCGGCTCACCGCCCGCCCTCTGAAATTGGGCACTCGGGGCCGCTGGATCAAGGGGGGATTGAACTGGAACGTCTTCTCGGGGTCCCCCCAGCAAGATGTTGGCATACCCCCGGAGCACGCGGCCTGGTTCCGCGAATTCTATTCCGTGGTCCAGCCCGACCAGAACATGTACGCCTCGACGCACGATTACGTTTCGCTGGACCACGTGTCCTCGCCCCTCGTGTGGGACCTCTTGGAGAGAGCTGCGGGGTTGGGCATCGCGCTGCTGGTCCGCGGCAGGCCGGTCGCCGTCGGACTCGCCCCCGAAACCCGACTCGAGTTGCGCGTCGGTCGGAACGAAGCCGGAGGTTTGGATGTTTCCCCGGGGTTCCGGCTGGCTCTCGACCGGGAGGACGACGGCAAGGAGAACCCTTCGACGAACTGGGTCCCCGCGAATTCGGCCTTTCCACTGGGCAATACCCATGCACCCCAGGCGTATTTTGCATTGGGCGGAACGCTGCACGCGGAATACCTCAGAGACGCAGAGGCGTCGTCGGCCTGGGGAAGCTCCCGACCTAGCCCCCTCCCCGAACTGGCCGCCGCGGCCCTGGAAGAAGAATGGGTCTCGGATGACACCGAACTTCTCTTCATGCCTCTCGCGGAAACGCCCAGTCAACTGGCCCGATCGATCGCCGAGGACGGCGGACTGACCGTCCCCGAGCCGGACGTTCGGGATTTCGCCGAAGACTTCTACCCCCAGATTGCGCGCCGGGTTCCGATTTTCGCGGATGATGACGCCGTATCGGCCCTCCCTGAAGTCCAAGAACCCAAGCTGATTTTCGAGGTGTCTTTCGACGGGAGCGAGTCGGATCCGGAGGGTGTCTCGATTTTTCCGGCCTCGTCCGACTGGTACTGGAGCTATCCCGAGTCGCCCGTGGTGTGGCCGGATGATCCGAGTGAAACGCCAGAGAATCTGCACTCGGGAGGGGCCGAAGGTCAGGGTCGGATTCGCGTTCCGGTCAGCGTCGGACACCCGGATCCGTTCCGCGAGGTCCGGGACAACGAACTCGAGCATTCGGTGATTTCGGAAATCCGTCGCGCTCTGCCCGAAATCCCTTTCCGGCAGACACGCGTGTCTGGCTGGGAGACTCACGACCTGGTCGAACGGGTCATCCCTGCCGTCGAGGCCATGCCGCACGCAACGGTGGTGATCCACGGCGAACTCCCGGAATTCAAGTCCCTGGATTCGGACGCGCAGATCACGGTCTCGGTCGAGTCCACGGGGGACCGGGACTGGTTCGACCTCGGGGTCACGGTTCGTGCCGGCGCCTGGTATGTCCCCTTCGCGGATATCTTCCGGGCTCTCGACTCGGGGCAAAAGCATTTGCTGCTCGGAGACGGTTCCTATTTCCGGCTGGACCGCCCCGAATTCCACAAGCTTCGTGATCTGATCTCGGAAGCCCGCCAACTGCAGGACCAGTCCGCGCCGCTGCAAATCAGCCGGCACCAGGCCGGTTTGTGGGAGGATCTCGAGGACCTGGCGACGGACGTCCATGTCGCCGAAGAATGGAATCAGTCGGTCCAGGCCCTTCTCGAGCTCGAGGAGATTCCGCCCGTGGAACTGCCCGCGGACCTGACGGCTACGCTTCGCCCGTACCAGCTCGAGGGCTTCCGGTGGCTCGCTTTCCTCTACGATCATCGCCTGGGCGGGATCCTGGCAGACGACATGGGGCTTGGAAAAACCGTGCAAACGATCGCCATGTTCCTGCACGCTTTCGAGGTATTCCGCCAGGAACGTTCCGGCGCCGCCACCCGGCCGCGATTCCTCGTCGTCGCGCCCACATCGGTCGCCCCGAACTGGGAACGTGAGATCCACAGATTTGCTCCGTCGTTGTCGACGGCGCTCGTGAGCACCTCCTCTGCCAAGGCCAAGAAAACCGTGGCGGCTAGGACCCAAGGCGCCGATGTTGTCATCACCTCGTATGCGCTGTTGAGACTCGACGAAGGCCAATACAACGAGCTGGGACTGACTGGGCTGGTACTCGACGAAGCCCAGTTCATCAAGAATGCCAAGACCAAGGCTCACCGAATTGCGCGTGAACTGTCCGCGCCCTTCAAATTGGTCGTCACGGGCACCCCGATGGAGAACGATCTGATGGAACTGTGGTCGATGTTCTCCATCGCTGCCCCTGGCCTTTTCCCGTCAGCCAGAAAATTCCGCGACAACTATGCCAGACCCATCACCAACAGCGAGGATCCCCAGGCCCTGCCGAGGCTGCGCAAAAGGGTTCGTCCGCTCATGATGCGGCGCACCAAAGAACTTGTCGCCGCGGAGCTTCCCGAGAAGCAAGAACACCGGGTTGATCTGGCACTCTCCGATGAACATCGCAAGGTCTACGACACACGCCTTCAGCGCGAACGCCAGAAAATTCTCGGTCTGCTCCAGGAGATGGACAAGAACCGGTTCACCATCTTCCAGTCCCTCACGATGCTGCGGCGGCTCTCCCTGGCGGCGGGCCTCGTGGACGAAGAACAGGAACATGTCGACTCGGCGAAATTGACCTATTTGCGTGAGCAATTACCGGAAATCATCGAGGACGATCACCGGGCACTGGTTTTCAGCCAGTTCACGAGCTTCCTGAAATTGATCGCGAAGGTGCTCGAGGAAGAAGGAATTCCGTATTTGTACCTGGACGGGTCGACGCGAAACCGCGGAGCGATCTTGGACGCGTTCAACCGCGGCGAAGCACCGATCTTCTTGATCAGTCTCAAAGCGGGCGGATTCGGTCTGAACCTGACCGCCGCGGATTACTGCTTCATCATGGATCCCTGGTGGAATCCCGCGGCCGAGGCCCAGGCCGTGGACCGTACGCACCGTATCGGGCAGAAGCGCAACGTCATGGTCTACCGGCTCGTCTCCGCAGGGACCATCGAAGAGAAGGTCATGGACCTCAAAGAGTCCAAGGCAGCCCTGTTCAACGCCGTCATGGACGAGGGTGAAGTTTTCTCCTCCGCTCTGGGCGCCGATGAGATTAGGGGCCTGATTGAGAGCTGA